The genomic interval GCGTCAATGAATGCAAATGTATGTTTAAATCCCACAAATAATGACTGAATTGGAAAGATAAGATTCTCGCTCATACGAGTATTCGTTAGGCATTTCTAAATTTTTATCGTTCCAGGTTTCACCAAAACGATGCTTTAATTTCATGCctatttcaaaccttttttcaaaccaaatttttAGAGacaattccagatcaaccctacattcaaggactagctcggtctgccaactcaaattcgttggtagaacaaatatcatataaagattgaaagttaataaatagacgaattattacctttcattttaatagtactggggataacattccctgtagcggttagaaaagcctgtgaaaaaccaaaccaaaaagaaaaaaaaacactggcCAGATCCGGCTACTCGAAATACTAGGTAGATCAGTTTTAtttcaaagggaaaaaaagaaaacgctAAACTTATTACCACATTTACTTTGGGGATTTCAACCCCTGTTGCGATTACAAAtgattctttcattttaatagtattggggattgcATTCTATTTTGTGTTGAGCAAAGGTTgcgaaaaaacaaatgaaaaaacaaatgtatCCAGAAGTCGTTTCGAAGATTTTTACATATTTCGCACTGAAATGGCCCACTCTAGAATTCAACCTAACttgcatttgaaaccaatGTCTAGTATAATCAAGGATGCTATTTGGAAACCTTTAGCCAAGCTCCCAGTGTGCTGATTTGTGGAATAGCCCTTGAAGTTAAAACATGGTATTTCTAGCAACTAGCAATAGTTGAGGCCAAACCAAGTTGGACAAGAGCCTAAAAATCAAGAGAGGTTGAGGTTGGCCAGCCAAACTTGGGAGACTTGAAGCAATCACCCTGTCTAAGTCTTTagaaaaagaaccaattaaCCTAAAAAGAGGTCTCAAGATTTACATGATCCGATTGTCCTATAGCTCATGAAACTACTTGTAAGCATTCCAGGAGCAATCTACATGTGAACCatgtcaagttcaagttcaaacctGGTAGCAACATGAGATTTTGTTATTTCGTTCATATTCATATCGGTAGTTTTGTTACTTGTTTCTTGATGGTTCTACTCTTCTCTGACAACGGTGGGATTTGCAAATTTACTTGGCAGACTTTGAGACTCAGATTATTTgagttcaaagaaagaaaaattttgcttttcgatttttcttcttgcttAAATAcgctttcaaaattcatttaaTAAAGTCAAATTAAGTTAAATCAGAAGAAATATCCAATTTCTAGGGGGGCATCAATTTCTGGACATACTGCACATTCCCTAAAAATGCCATTAGAAAAAGTTGGGTCAAAGCCTAACATGATCCTGGAAAACCACAAGCGACTATTTGGTCAGTAGAAACCACATCTGTGTTTTTTCAATATTATCTAACAACAAGGCTACGTGTCGTTTCTAAGTAAAATGATTGGCGctgattttttgacaattaGAGTTATCTTAATACAATATTAGTCTGCTTTTCACACTTCAGGATTATTTTCATGGCCTTGACTTTACGAAGTTTTGAGTAGAAATTTGAGTATTTAGGGCATATTGGAAAAATGACCCATAGTGGACAAAGAAGCGAAAACTAAACGCATAAAGGAACCAATTCGCGATGTATATTGATTGCATTCTATCTGAACGATTGGCATCGCCATGCTTGGTGCGAAATGGAAATAGTTTGATTgtttgatcattgatcatggcagaaattatattttgcatcaaattgctccaaaataGTAGggaatatttttattttaaaattCTAGTTTATCGAACCaatatttgaacaattatAAAGCAAATacagtttgttttgaaaacatctCTTAACAACAGATGGAACAGAGAACGAACTCGACAGAGAACATTCAACAAATACTTCTTTGTTTTGGCTCATCTCGGCTCTTTTGGGACAAGAACGTACTCTTATTTTAAAATATTCAACTCATGTACTTAGTTAAGGGCTTCTATGCACGACCAATTTATATCTCAAAGTACGTggctttggttttttttgattttttttttaatttggcGCCACATGCCGAAACGAAATGACCATCTATCTCTTAGATGAGTTCTTGAAATATGAGAGGAGTGCACTACTTCATTTACTCAAATCGTTTGAACATTCCTTAGCATAAATAAGtggcaaattgttttgaatagaACTTCTTCTATGATCCTCGATATCTGCAATCGATGGTCTTTCCTACTGAAAATCAAACATTTAAGAAAGTTCCATTTCGAGTTTGATAGAAACACACCCCGTGTCAAAAAGCTAATCAAATATTcttaaaacttgcaaaattttcCCAAAATGGCTTGTTTAGCTGGAttgagaaatatgaaaaaagcaaacttgTCGAAGGTACGAAGCACTTTTATATTGTGGAAAGGTACATAAATTTGCTGCCACTTTGTTCCTCCATCAATCTTACGCTCGTCAATTGTTTTGTCTCATGATTATGACGTATTACCACATCAAGGATTTATCAATGTATCGTAATACGCATTAAGTTGATAAAAGGGCCGTTTTCCTCCTCGCTCATTTTGTAATACTTTGAACCATTGGTAAGTGGTTTGTCACACAAGGATCCTATCaagaaatctttgaaaagCTCAGTTGTTGTATCCCTCCCTACCAATTTGTAGAGACGTTGGcaattttccttgttttcttTGTGATAAAGGATGAATTGATATCAGAAAGGCTGCGGTGATCTGGTCTCAAGTAGCCTTGACAATCAAGGTTGTACTCTAGTGATATTGgtattttggaaaaatgcttGAAACTGTTTCCAACCAAGACCGAGGTATAGCTTCGTCGTGAATATGCTTCCATTTTTACCTTGGTTATCCGATGTTATCGTCGCATCTAGCATCGAATTTCCATACCAAAACAAAGGCGATGGTCCCAAGAGAAATTTGGAGCACGCTATGTCGCACTGAAAAGAGCACAAAAAACATTATGATGTCAAAATGCCACAAGGCTTAACCATACTACTTACATCGCTGAGTAGATCCAGATTTGAAACTTATCCTCCTATCTTAGattccttttccatttctaaCTTGCCTGAATGGAACGCACTAGGGCTGCCTTAAACGGATTCATTAATTTCACAACCCCATTGTTCGCTTTCAAGCAAGGAAATGGAACCTGGATCTCATTTAATGCCACTGATAAGGCCCAAGCCAAACGGAGTCCTCTTGAGCTCACACAAGGCCCCCCTGATATTGAGGATAGGGTCATAAGCGATAACGAGCAAGGTAAGTTTTTATGTTGCGAGGAACAGCGGTGAGTTCTCGACCCATTCAGTAATCGATGTCAGATTTAAGTTGCCTATGTGGCAttttggaacatgttccaGAATGTTAAATTGAAACGAACCACAACAGAGGTCCTTGCGCCAATTTAAAAAGGTCTCACTTGGTAGCGAAGAAGCTTCAAAGGTGATATGAATTATTCATCGGAGTCGCCCATCCCCGAGTTAGTTTTGGATTTTCGAGTCTCATTCCCGTTCAAATGTATAGTAGTACCTTTCACAATGCAAACCTCATTTGCATTTGGAAGTCTCTTGCCAATAAATATTCATCTTGCTGCTTGACACCCACTAAAAAGATAGGTTGACAAGATATATTTTGGTATTATCATGTTGGTTTGTTCCTTAAAGAATGCTTTTGGCCAAGAGGAAAGGACTCGCAAGTTAAAAATGTTTGCCTTCATTGACGAACCTTTCAAATAATGGCTTGTCCATGGGTTTtcccttgaaaacaagcttaTAAAGACGTTTTCTGGGCATCCATCTCACACAACACCAAACAGTCAGAAGACGAAAGGGTCAACATCTTCATTGTCCTCGAGAATATGGGATGTTGATGCACTAACAATAGATCGTcaattggatcagatcatGTCCGGCAATGCATAAACCCCAAACAAAATCTATGCCCTCGTTGGAACCCTTTGTGGTTCGTGATAGCCTGGAAATGTGTAATCCCCTGACTTTTCTTGGCCTGCGGATAAGGCAAATAAGCTTACCTAATTTAGAAAGCCCATCTATTTAGCCTCATGTTTCAAATTATGGAATTTTGACTATTGACCACATCgaaattgatgaagaaaaaccCTGGTTAGAGCGAAAGCCCAGGTAATGTTTTCTTTGACCTCAATTGAGTGCCTTCGATTGAACGAATAACAATATTTTCAGGAACAAcaaacatttggaacaaaaaaatcgAAACCCTTTTCGGTATTTCTACAAAAGATAAGATATATGGGGGAGCTTTAGTCGACACTCGCTGGCATACGAAAACCATGTGCTAGAGGAGGTCAGATACCGCTCTCCATTTGAATTTCGCGCGCTTTTTCGTGATGTCAATCCGTCTATGATGTCTCGGAGACGCATTGCCTAAtgcatggacttctagaaatatggactgcgaacgagcttcacGGCAAATCGGCCCGCTCTTGGccatagccactctgagccacttttcgaattaaagtaataaaataagaaacgtagatctctaCAATTAACGGTTAGTcaatttatatcatttacatgcaaagtcgatcgtttcaaagtaatgttgtcaaaagcctatgtagctgaccaagagcaggccgaaaattcaaattttatgtagtgtttactacataactttgaacatgtttgcTGAGTTATCTAAGCATAGATAGTgagggctcaaacttggctgagttcatcaattcaataagatcttgtggtcgtatcaagtgcttatttggaataaaatgagcggtttaggagataggatatttttgctaccgtttgcagtccatatctctagaagtgCGTGCCTAATgataaaggttttttttaaatgatgaCATCGATTTTGATGATAATGGTCTGAAAAATGTCACAATATGAAATGGTAGACACAGAACTGCATAAACTAGGTTGTCGATTAAAatcttcatttcaattcaaaagaaattaagatatCTCTCTTGCAATGTTTGCTTGACAgttggatcatttttttgattgattcgcttttgttcaataaatgatttttgttttggttggatcaaaccaaTGATGACAGACAAAGATAGCTCAACTGCAGCTCCCTCTGTTGCCAACTTTCCCAAACTGAAAACAGGGCGTTCAATCAAAGTaatagaataaaaaaatggaagtcGAAAAAACGGCtgaaaaaggaggaaaatttCTAGGTTTTAGCTTTTTTCCAGGCCTACTTCAcaaattaatttttcaatgttgGCAAACCCATGATAGATATTTATGTCGTTCTACGTCACGCAGTTTAAGGGCAAGCGAAAAATATAGGAAAAAAGCATCTAATGTTGATAAGTGTGCTTAAAAGTAAATATTGAACTTTTATGAATTGGGCATGAATATGTTTATCAAAACTAAGTTGCTtctcttgactttttttcaaaaatgaaaatatatttttttagggAATCTATGTCTTAGACTTAGACTACAGTAAAGCTACTCTGGGTTGGCCTTTGATGTCCTTGAAATTCCGTGACAGGTTCAGCAGTGCTCCATTATTGCTTGTCACGCCCAATGTACTGCAGACCAATATTCGACTTTCCAgcctcttttgaaaaagtggaacaagaggaAGGACCGAAGACTCAAAGCAGAatcaaatcaaggccaaaaactCATAGAAGACACGACCACTCTCGAGCTGCTCGACACAATTTTCGCTCAAGGAAAGCGTCCTCAAGGCCACAGGAACTTGTGAGTCCCTTTTCGTCCTTCCAGTCAAAGACTGATGTATAAGAATATCCTTTGACTCCAGCAGTCCCAAAGGACGGCCTTTGAATCGATGTTGAAGAACAGTGTTCTGGGCAATGACCGTTTCGTGGATCTGGAACGGAACTCCCGCCTTGTTGGCGAACATTTCCTGATTGAAGAAGATTCTGGGGGTCCTTCGATTTTAAAGTTCTCTTTAGCCAACCCCCAGGACCTCACCCAATGTATATACCGAGCTAAGCTGGAATCGGATCCAAATTCAAGAGTATCATTAACTGGATGCTCGGCAGATTCATTAGATGCTCTGGTGGTCTCCCGACAATTTGGAACCCATCAAGTGGATCCTCTTACCGGTCAAAGGATAGCATTCCAAGGAGCCATGATGCAGTTTGGATCATTGAAGACACACTCTCATTCGTTCAAGATGAAGAATGATGAGGTTTCACCTCCCGGACAATGTgagtacatacagtacacaGATGtggtggtaaaaaaaaatacttgttaGTCCCAGAACCTGGGATTTATTATATATGGATAGTTATAGCTTAGGATCCACAGGATGTTGTAGTAGAAAGACCTCTTTCTCTGTGATAGTTACATAGCAATGTAGGTATAGTGCAAAAAGATGCTGATCGTCCATATTGCAGACTTTTTTGGAAAGCCAAATACAACGATGAAATGGGACGAAGCCACCTCAGACGAGGATGAATTTTCGTTCAATAATAAGATGCGTGGATACAGGACAGCCATTGGAGGAGCAAACGGTGAGTGTGAAGTTATTCATTTGAAAGTTGAACGCCTTTTAAGTACCAATGtttattttggaaaagtcCGTTAGGAAGTAAACTTGAAAGCGATTGTCCCATCTGGAAAAGGCTATTTTTGATGGATAGCATTGGGAGGAGGAACGTTTTACTTTCGTTCGTAAATTATAGTTCCATttgggaaaaaagtgaaacaaaaagaatcaattacGAACAATCGAAAGCATTGCAGAACGGAAAGACGACTTCAGAATAACCCAAAAGCTTTTAAGGAATGAAAATGACGGCGTAACCGGATGCTCAACATAGTACGTGCGTGCTAAGAGCTTGGACTAGTTATCAAAGGCAGGGTGTGGGTTCTCGATATAAAGATTGGCATTAGAAGATGTCGAGTATTTTCAATAACTGACCAATTATAAAGATTGGCATTTCATCGTTGAACGgtatgttttgtttgtttgtttatttttgtttgttacgaagtcagatggcagctttctcgctcggcctgcctGCCaactgattttgggtgtcccaattgagggataatcccacttcgtcgtcacagccaacattaatcgTTACCTTACcttcgggaatgaccgcagggtcgcccatttaagctgttaaagcagcaaatCATGCAGTAATTTGAATAtcgcaaagaagcttggacttggcaagcctgggatcgaaccaggattcgccaATAGGTAAGCGAATGCTCTAACAATACGGTGCCTGAGCAACGGTAATCGTTGTATGATAGTTTTTTAGTCATGAATTTTACTTATCCGTTGACTCAAAGGCTACTCGATATTTGGATTTTAATACATCACATTAACTAACTTACGTTACGTTACGTTTTGGTCTACCCGAGTGCTATGATTTCtgtgtttgaatttgaaaaaatattcttcttttattttctcTTACTTCATTGACAACGCTTTCATAATTCACTACCAGTCTCACAATTCAATGTCGATTTCTCCTCGACTGATGGCTTCAGTTAGAAATGTTCCAAGGCTTCTGTTACCGTATAAACTGTAATGAACTTCTAAGTTTACATTTCCAGATCTCGTCCTCAATGATTTGTCCCCGGTCAACCTGGGTCTTGATAAAATCTTGCTCTTTCTGTCTCCCAGACCTTTGCCAGAGACGAAAAAGGTTCTCTTCGGCATAGCTTTGAAAAGAGGTCATAGCAAAGGAGTTCGAAGGATGTTTTCCTTGGTCAAAAGAACCCAAAACTTGGGTTCGGCGTACCGAGCTGTCAAGAAGGCTTATCGTGATAGGTAAGACCTTGCCATGCTTTCATTCTTATCACGGATCAGGGTTTGCATAAAGTACAGTCAAGTCAAAAAACATTCTGACAAAGAAAACAATATAACAGTAGATGTTCTGTTTTAATTTATGTGGTTGGGCTTGATATGAATCTGGCCAGTGAGAACAACTTTGGCCATTCCATGTCGGTACAAAATGGCTTGAAACATTTCTTGGAGCCAGCCCAGAAGCGTTCGGTTACATAAATATGAGATCTATCTATTCTATAACGGTATTCTTGGCTAATGTCGTCATATATAGGAAAAACTGAGATGCACATTAGAAATTACTGGAAACTCTTACTGTCTCTTGATActatgtactcgtatgtcTAGGCTTCGTTTTTGAAGGGTCGAATGTCTAGAAAAGTTCGCCTTTCCCAATATAGAATTGTTTGGGATGGTAATGATATCTCTGTCGGAGATGACTAGACGCAATACATTAGGTGGAAatatatttgcattatttcagAGGACAAATTGGCTATCTTACGCAATGTTATGTGTTATGGTCAGCGGCTTGAAAGGTTTCTTTAACAACCAATATATTTTTGTAGCGGCAAAATGTTTGGcatgctttttttgtttagcTATATATGAATAAGGCAGTCAAAATAGAGTGTCAAGCTTGATTCtgtgatttcaaaaaatgttcaaatttcgTACATGGTTGTGATTTTGTTTGACCTAAATTCCCTTTGCTAGAAACCCTATTCAAGTCAATAAAACTATTAACAAAATTAAGCTAAAATGTCTGGACGCGTTAAATCGCATTGGCTATAAtgccctttaaagttttgacggaaataccCAAACCCATCTTAATATTTCTCTACCTCGTAAAGTCATAGGGCATAACTATAAAAGCTAAACTTTTCACAAACCtaataaatgaaaatgggGATCACACCTACTTTGCACCTAATCAGAAATTATGATCGGATAATTTGTGTGATATGATGCCTAAGTAAATACATGTATTACCATCTAGCGCGTTAAGGGCCTAGTATTCTCTCACAATCTCCAAACCCTTGAGATTTCCGATGCAAAAGGTTTGACACTTTATCTCCTCCTCCACATCAGCTTGATCCCTAAACAAATTACTGCTGTATTTATGGATTATAAAAATCAACTGaacttgataaaaaaaaagttgctgtTGACCTGGCTCTGCCTCATTGGCTAAGTGGAGAAGTGTATACTTATCGACAAGTTAAGCTATCTTCAGTCCCAAATGTTCCAGGAGCTGGGAAAACAATGGCATCATTTTTGGATGATTTAGATGCCAAGTGTGAAAAGGAACGTCCCATCTGGATGTGTTAGCGATTCACTTGGCAGTGAtaaatggttggttggctgggtcttatatacgtacatatatTGTACAAGTATGAAGACAAGCGTTGGCTTAATGGAGATTATGCTTAATAGAACTAGACAAGCTTTCtgaaattgcatttcatttctgaGGCTAAGATCCAAATAAGTTTTACCTTTACACCCTTactcattttctgccatttgcCAATACTGGAATTTTGTGTCGAAGTAAAGGGATTATCATTTTCGTAGagttaaaattgaaataatatcGTGCTAGTTCTTTAACACAAGGTTGAGCTGAAGGTCTACATatgaggaacattttttccTGCAGTTGTAAGGTACATTAGAATAGATTTATGCTCCATATGTACTCCTCTCCAAAATGTACCACTTTTAATGCGGAGTGACTCAAGATGAAGTACAGTGAtacattatttctttttaaaaaaccAGGGCCGCACATAGCATTACTCCATTAATTGTGTCTGACATTCCTGACGATGGACGACTTACCGCTTAGTAGTGAACGGGCATTTATCATCAATCTAAATCTAAAGCGAAATCTGAAGGGACACCACAACAGGGTGGGAGGGTTTACTTCGtgatttgatatttcaaataaTGAGAAGATAAAGAAATCTTTGAGTAGAATGGATCCCTGAAATAATGTGCAATATTAGGTGCTATTATGATTGACATCGTGCAACTATTGTACCGTAGATATATGTGATGGTAATTTCAACTTTAATTGGGACTTCAACTCAAGCTAAAagtaatttcaaaaaatgattttaccATTTCAATCCATTAGACGATGCATGCATGGTAAACCCTCCCTAAAACCAATGGGAATTTATTTAAAAACCCATGAGTAATGACATTAAAGAAATTGCCCATTCAAGTCCATGGAACGAGAAATTGGGGAGCTCTTTATACTATTAAAGAAGGAAAGTTCGTTCTCGACTGAGCATTGATTTGATAGAACAAGTTCATGATCAGTTTAAACAAAGCGAATGGAAGAGATCCACGACATGCATAAGGCGTGAAACtaagatcaagaaaaaaatgatca from Tigriopus californicus strain San Diego chromosome 5, Tcal_SD_v2.1, whole genome shotgun sequence carries:
- the LOC131880112 gene encoding uncharacterized protein LOC131880112 isoform X3, whose product is MKHCYFWISFYLVPQFCVTSSPIASSTLTSTSILGLRQGTRLRETGNSHHNHEAGNEGLSSGRDAISIEDQVIRDKGKSERILNSNQTEGTEVYFGSFSSHATVTESVETQHQQGNGTWISFNATDKAQAKRSPLELTQGPPDIEDRVISDNEQASFEKVEQEEGPKTQSRIKSRPKTHRRHDHSRAARHNFRSRKASSRPQELQSQRTAFESMLKNSVLGNDRFVDLERNSRLVGEHFLIEEDSGGPSILKFSLANPQDLTQCIYRAKLESDPNSRVSLTGCSADSLDALVVSRQFGTHQVDPLTGQRIAFQGAMMQFGSLKTHSHSFKMKNDEVSPPGQYFFGKPNTTMKWDEATSDEDEFSFNNKMRGYRTAIGGANDLVLNDLSPVNLGLDKILLFLSPRPLPETKKVLFGIALKRGHSKGVRRMFSLVKRTQNLGSAYRAVKKAYRDSKRHDNTKKTPLSWRSKDKSSSLKTPLPDQKEETRTIELQLFTDMAFYEQMKAEHPSLTQGQDLNTKIVEDLLVIVDGTEALLQHPSLGVSFNIRLTKVRR